A window from Festucalex cinctus isolate MCC-2025b chromosome 4, RoL_Fcin_1.0, whole genome shotgun sequence encodes these proteins:
- the selenos gene encoding selenoprotein S has translation MDDVEITDVDENGEVLPEVDGSALKRQQRDLPVGLMAGELLWTHGCYLLPALLLLGALLLYLANKRSASRRAGAAPPSALQDAEAVVRRQEAMEASRRRMQQEQDAKAAVFREKRKQQEEEKRRQKIQEWDSMQLGKSFKGASRRLQDSEDGASSSTLLKAKSDKKPLRTSEYNPLSGEGGGSCSWRPARRGPSSGG, from the exons ATGGACGACGTGGAGATTACGGATGTGGACGAAAACGGCGAAGTGCTACCGGAAGTGGATGGCAGCGCGCTGAAGCGACAGCAGCGCGACCTGCCCGTCGGCCTCATGg CCGGCGAGCTGTTGTGGACGCACGGCTGCTACCTGCTGCCGGCGCTGCTGCTGCTCGGCGCGCTGCTGCTCTACCTGGCCAACAAGAGGAGCGCCTCCCGTCGCGCCGGCGCCGCTCCGCCCTCCGCCCTGCAAG ACGCGGAGGCGGTGGTGAGGAGGCAGGAGGCCATGGAGGCGTCTCGGAGGAGGATGCAGCAGGAGCAGGACGCCAAGGCGGCCGTCTTCAGGGAGAAGCGCAAGCAG CAAGAGGAGGAGAAGCGGCGGCAGAAGATCCAGGAGTGGGACAGCATGCAGCTGGGCAAGAGTTTCAAAGGAGCGTCCAGACGCTTGCAG GACAGCGAGGACGGCGCCTCATCCAGCACTTTGCTGAAAGCCAAAAGCGACAAGAAGCCGCTGCGCACTTCTG AATACAATCCCCTGAGCGGCGAGGGCGGCGGCTCGTGCTCGTGGCGCCCAGCGAGGCGGGGCCCGTCTTCGGGCGGATGA